In Nicotiana tabacum cultivar K326 chromosome 21, ASM71507v2, whole genome shotgun sequence, one DNA window encodes the following:
- the LOC107826798 gene encoding vacuolar protein sorting-associated protein 28 homolog 2: MEVKLWNDKREREMYDNFGELFAIIKATEKLEKAYVRDIVSPAVYETECQKLIAQFKTLSSTLKDAVPNIERFHDTYKMDCPAALNRLVISGVPATVEHRAAASMSAVTSAAVVAECVQNFITAMDSLKLNMIAVDQVHPLLSELSSSLNKLSILPVDFEGKTKMREWLSRLSKMGAADELTEQQARQLHFDLESSYNSFMAALPTDGA, encoded by the coding sequence ATGGAGGTTAAGCTATGGAATGACAAGCGTGAAAGGGAAATGTATGACAACTTTGGTGAGCTCTTTGCGATTATCAAAGCGACAGAGAAGCTAGAGAAGGCTTATGTTCGTGACATCGTTTCACCAGCTGTATATGAAACTGAGTGCCAGAAACTGATTGCTCAGTTCAAGACCTTATCTTCTACATTGAAAGATGCTGTACCTAACATTGAGCGATTTCATGACACCTACAAAATGGATTGCCCTGCTGCACTAAACCGACTTGTGATCTCTGGTGTGCCAGCTACTGTAGAGCACCGAGCTGCTGCTTCAATGTCAGCTGTAACTTCAGCTGCTGTTGTGGCCGAGTGTGTGCAGAATTTCATCACTGCAATGGACTCGTTGAAGTTGAACATGATTGCAGTTGACCAGGTCCATCCCCTGTTGTCAGAGCTCTCATCTTCCCTCAATAAGCTGTCGATTCTGCCGGTGGATTTTGAGGGAAAGACAAAGATGAGAGAGTGGCTTTCAAGGTTGTCGAAGATGGGGGCTGCAGATGAGTTGACAGAACAGCAGGCTCGTCAACTCCACTTTGATCTGGAATCCTCGTACAATTCTTTCATGGCAGCACTGCCCACTGATGGAGCTTAG